A part of Bosea sp. (in: a-proteobacteria) genomic DNA contains:
- a CDS encoding DUF4159 domain-containing protein, with product MFGLPLAFAAPVVLAGLVALPALWWLLRVTPPRPQRIAFPPLKLMADLMPRRETPARTPWWLLALRMLIAALVILAVAGPVLNPARTTDGAAREPLVLIIDNGAASARDWTGRTQLAESLIAAAGRDGRAVALAGLAEPPSAMALGTPAEAEERLRALQLRPHMPDRSRHLADLQSLLRVAPGAEIAWISDGVRLDPDDAFASRLKEMAREGRTVVHAANGQNMLFLAEVENLAASLNVKVVRAEPGPPSALSLRASDQRGIVVGEASVQMEAAATEAVASFALPIEVRNAVTRIEVVGERSAGSVLLVDDSARRRRVGLVTGITADVAQPLLSPTYYLSRALAPFADIREPRPGISDPIGQLLDQNLSVLMLADVGGIDRDTSARIAAFVERGGVLVRFAGPRLAAAGDDLTPVRLRRGGRSLGGALSWDAPKTLAPFNREGPFAELSTREEVTVTRQILAEPDGELSRKVWASLVDGTPIVTADRRGSGLVVLFHVTADTTWSSLPLSGLFVDMLRRIVALSGTAAADAGQAGEARVEVVSPVTVLDGQGVFRSPPPTARPVPRNYADRAVHPHPPGFYGPRGATLAINTLKPADRPAAIDFAAAGLATRAIEAPQARDLRPPLLVIALLLLAADTLATLWLGGRLKAMLGSRAATASLLGAALVLGLAAAPRPGVAQGAAAPPAGQDLAALPPITREQITAAATTRLAYVVTGDRRVDDTSRAGLEGLTIALAARTALEPGEPVGVDPSRDDLALYPVLYWPIVAGRPQPPIETIRRLDAFMKGGGFVIFDTRDADAQRPGRATPESDYLRQMLSIVDVPELEPVPRDHVLTKTFYLIDGFPGRYDRGQTWVEVLPPPGPDGRGPARAADGVSPIVITSNDLAAAWAVDRRGGPLFPVQGSSPRQREMSLRGGVNLVMYALTGNYKADQVHVPALLERLGQ from the coding sequence ATGTTTGGCCTGCCGCTCGCCTTCGCCGCTCCCGTCGTGCTCGCCGGCCTCGTTGCGCTTCCGGCCCTGTGGTGGCTCCTGCGCGTGACGCCGCCACGGCCGCAGCGCATCGCCTTCCCGCCGCTCAAGCTGATGGCGGACCTGATGCCCAGGCGCGAGACGCCGGCGCGCACCCCCTGGTGGCTGCTGGCGCTGCGCATGCTGATCGCGGCGCTGGTCATCCTCGCCGTGGCCGGCCCGGTTCTCAACCCCGCCCGCACCACCGATGGCGCCGCGCGCGAGCCCCTGGTCCTGATCATCGACAACGGCGCCGCCTCCGCGCGGGACTGGACCGGCCGCACGCAGCTCGCCGAGAGCCTGATCGCGGCGGCGGGCCGCGATGGCCGGGCCGTGGCGCTTGCCGGACTTGCCGAGCCGCCCTCCGCCATGGCGCTGGGCACGCCGGCCGAGGCCGAGGAGCGGCTGCGGGCTTTGCAGCTGCGCCCGCACATGCCCGACCGCAGCCGTCATCTGGCTGATCTGCAATCGTTGCTGCGCGTGGCGCCGGGCGCGGAGATCGCCTGGATCAGCGACGGCGTGCGGCTTGATCCTGACGACGCCTTCGCCAGCCGCCTTAAGGAGATGGCGCGCGAGGGCAGGACCGTGGTTCACGCCGCCAACGGCCAGAACATGCTCTTCCTTGCTGAGGTCGAGAACCTAGCCGCCAGCCTCAACGTCAAGGTGGTGCGCGCCGAGCCCGGCCCGCCCTCCGCCCTGAGCCTGCGCGCCAGCGACCAGCGCGGCATCGTCGTGGGCGAGGCCAGCGTGCAGATGGAGGCCGCCGCCACCGAGGCTGTCGCCAGCTTCGCCCTGCCCATCGAGGTGCGCAACGCCGTCACCCGCATCGAGGTTGTGGGCGAGCGCTCGGCCGGCTCGGTCCTGCTTGTGGATGATTCCGCCCGCCGTCGTCGCGTTGGCCTCGTCACGGGCATCACTGCGGACGTGGCCCAGCCGCTGCTGTCGCCTACCTATTATCTATCCAGGGCGCTCGCCCCGTTCGCCGACATCCGCGAGCCGCGCCCCGGCATTTCCGATCCCATCGGCCAGTTGCTCGACCAGAACCTGTCCGTGCTGATGCTGGCCGATGTCGGCGGCATCGACCGGGACACCAGCGCCCGCATCGCGGCGTTCGTGGAGCGCGGCGGCGTGCTCGTGCGCTTCGCCGGCCCGCGCCTCGCCGCGGCTGGCGATGACCTCACGCCCGTGCGCCTCAGGCGCGGCGGGCGCAGCCTCGGCGGCGCCCTCTCATGGGATGCGCCCAAGACCCTGGCTCCCTTCAATCGCGAGGGCCCCTTCGCCGAATTGTCGACCCGCGAGGAGGTGACTGTGACGCGCCAGATCCTCGCCGAGCCCGATGGCGAGCTTTCGCGCAAGGTCTGGGCTTCCCTTGTCGACGGCACGCCCATCGTCACCGCCGACCGCCGGGGCTCGGGCCTCGTTGTGCTCTTCCACGTCACGGCGGACACCACCTGGTCGAGCCTGCCGCTGTCGGGCCTTTTCGTCGACATGCTCCGCCGCATCGTGGCGCTCTCGGGCACGGCGGCGGCGGATGCCGGACAGGCCGGAGAAGCCCGCGTCGAGGTCGTCTCTCCGGTCACCGTACTTGATGGGCAAGGCGTGTTCCGCAGCCCGCCGCCGACAGCGCGCCCTGTGCCCCGCAACTATGCCGACCGAGCCGTCCATCCCCATCCGCCCGGTTTCTACGGGCCGCGCGGCGCGACGCTGGCCATCAACACGCTCAAGCCTGCGGACCGGCCCGCCGCGATCGATTTCGCCGCAGCCGGACTGGCGACACGCGCCATCGAGGCTCCGCAAGCGCGCGATCTGCGCCCCCCCTTGCTGGTGATCGCGCTGCTGCTGCTGGCGGCCGACACGCTGGCCACGCTCTGGCTCGGCGGCCGGTTGAAGGCGATGCTGGGCTCGCGCGCGGCCACGGCCTCGCTTCTGGGCGCGGCGCTCGTGCTGGGGCTTGCCGCAGCGCCCCGGCCCGGGGTCGCCCAGGGCGCTGCCGCGCCCCCGGCCGGACAGGACTTGGCGGCGCTGCCGCCCATCACGCGCGAGCAGATCACCGCTGCCGCCACCACCCGTCTCGCCTATGTCGTCACCGGCGACCGCCGCGTCGACGACACCTCGCGCGCCGGGCTTGAGGGGCTGACCATCGCGCTCGCGGCGCGCACCGCGCTGGAGCCGGGCGAGCCTGTAGGGGTCGATCCCTCGCGCGATGACCTTGCCTTGTATCCGGTGCTCTACTGGCCCATCGTGGCCGGCCGGCCGCAGCCGCCCATCGAGACGATCCGGCGTCTGGACGCCTTCATGAAGGGTGGCGGCTTTGTGATCTTCGATACCCGCGACGCCGATGCCCAGCGCCCTGGCCGCGCCACGCCAGAGAGCGATTACCTGCGCCAGATGCTCTCCATCGTGGACGTTCCCGAGCTGGAGCCCGTCCCGCGCGACCATGTGCTCACCAAGACCTTCTACCTGATCGACGGCTTCCCCGGCCGCTATGACCGGGGCCAGACCTGGGTCGAGGTCCTGCCTCCGCCCGGCCCTGATGGCCGCGGCCCCGCCCGCGCGGCCGACGGCGTCTCCCCGATCGTGATCACGTCGAATGATCTGGCCGCCGCCTGGGCCGTGGACCGGCGCGGCGGCCCGCTCTTTCCCGTGCAGGGCTCGAGCCCACGCCAGCGGGAAATGTCGCTGCGCGGAGGGGTCAATCTCGTGATGTATGCCCTCACGGGCAACTACAAGGCCGATCAGGTGCACGTGCCGGCCCTGCTCGAGAGGCTGGGACAGTAG